In one window of Tenacibaculum mesophilum DNA:
- the lysM gene encoding peptidoglycan-binding protein LysM — protein sequence MGIFSFIKNAGAKVFGIGKTTEEEATEKAAKLVDAVNKLELSVENLAVNVEDDKATVTGEAADLATKEKVVLVVGNTEGIASVEDNMTVKEVEVIEEAAMAQFHTVVSGDSLSKIAKEFYGDAMKYPVIFEANKPMLTHPDKIYPGQVLRIPPLVD from the coding sequence ATGGGAATTTTTTCATTTATTAAAAATGCCGGGGCAAAAGTATTCGGTATCGGGAAAACAACTGAAGAAGAAGCTACAGAGAAAGCTGCAAAATTAGTAGATGCAGTAAATAAATTAGAGCTTTCTGTTGAAAACTTAGCTGTTAATGTGGAAGATGATAAGGCCACAGTAACAGGAGAAGCAGCAGATTTAGCTACTAAAGAAAAAGTAGTTTTAGTAGTGGGTAATACGGAGGGGATTGCTTCTGTAGAAGACAATATGACCGTTAAAGAAGTTGAAGTTATCGAAGAAGCTGCTATGGCACAATTTCACACTGTAGTAAGTGGAGACTCATTAAGTAAAATTGCAAAAGAATTTTATGGAGATGCTATGAAGTATCCAGTAATTTTCGAAGCAAATAAACCAATGTTAACACACCCTGATAAAATTTATCCAGGACAAGTATTAAGAATACCACCTTTAGTGGACTAA
- a CDS encoding DMT family transporter → MNQRALALTAASIATLIYGVTFTVAKEVMEGYIQPFGFILLRVGGATMIFWLLGLFVKAPSIEKADYKKVAMAAFFGIAFNMLTFFKGLSYTTPINASVMMVTTPILVLIFASILLKEKLVLRKIAGVIVGMVGAIILIAYGNPLKGDATNMVLGNFLVFINAASYGMYLVVVKKLIAKYNPIVFVKWLYLFGLIMVLPFGFSELLEVQWQTMPVSIFLKVGFVVLFTTCITYLFNLFALSKLKPTTVSVFMYLQPVVAAIYALIVGSDHLDLVKIGAALLIFLGVFLVTKRPTETPNK, encoded by the coding sequence ATGAATCAAAGAGCGTTAGCACTTACAGCAGCTTCAATCGCAACACTTATTTACGGGGTTACATTTACAGTAGCTAAAGAAGTGATGGAGGGATATATTCAACCATTTGGTTTTATATTGCTTCGTGTTGGTGGGGCTACTATGATTTTTTGGCTGTTAGGACTTTTTGTAAAAGCACCATCTATTGAGAAAGCAGATTATAAAAAAGTAGCGATGGCAGCTTTTTTTGGCATTGCTTTCAATATGCTTACGTTTTTTAAAGGGTTAAGTTATACCACACCAATCAATGCATCAGTTATGATGGTAACTACTCCTATTTTAGTATTAATTTTTGCTAGTATTCTTTTAAAAGAGAAATTAGTTTTAAGAAAAATAGCAGGAGTTATAGTTGGTATGGTAGGAGCCATAATTTTAATAGCTTACGGGAATCCACTTAAAGGAGATGCAACTAATATGGTGCTAGGAAACTTTTTAGTATTCATTAATGCAGCATCGTATGGTATGTATTTGGTGGTTGTAAAAAAACTAATAGCAAAATACAACCCTATTGTTTTTGTTAAGTGGTTATATCTTTTTGGATTGATAATGGTACTACCTTTTGGTTTTTCTGAACTGTTAGAGGTACAGTGGCAAACAATGCCTGTTTCAATTTTCTTAAAAGTAGGTTTTGTAGTATTATTCACTACTTGTATTACTTACTTGTTTAACTTATTTGCATTATCAAAATTAAAACCAACCACAGTAAGTGTTTTTATGTATTTACAACCTGTGGTAGCAGCTATTTACGCATTGATTGTAGGTAGTGATCATTTAGATTTGGTTAAAATAGGAGCTGCATTATTAATCTTTTTAGGAGTATTTTTGGTAACCAAACGTCCAACAGAAACTCCCAATAAATAA
- a CDS encoding YicC/YloC family endoribonuclease, with the protein MIQSMTGYGKSVLHLPSKKVTIEIKSLNSKNLDLNTRIPSYYREKELNVRKKLASNLVRGKVDFSIYVEMTADETSTTVNTGVVREYMQQLRNVTQVGTSDDVELMKMAVRMPDALKTEREELDEEEWKQIDTHIDEALKEIIQYRTDEAKSLEEDFKTRILNIQSALEEVKKLDGDRIEHVKERLQKALTDLKVEVDENRFEQELIYYLEKLDINEEKVRLANHLEYFLQQLATEDSNGKKLGFIVQEIGREINTTGSKANFAPMQKLVIQMKDELEKIKEQILNVL; encoded by the coding sequence ATGATACAGTCAATGACGGGTTACGGTAAATCCGTACTACATTTACCCTCTAAAAAAGTAACAATCGAAATTAAATCTTTAAACAGTAAAAACTTAGATTTAAATACTAGAATTCCTTCATATTACAGAGAAAAAGAACTCAATGTTCGAAAAAAACTAGCAAGTAACTTGGTAAGAGGTAAAGTGGATTTTTCTATTTATGTGGAAATGACTGCAGATGAAACTTCAACTACGGTGAATACAGGTGTGGTACGAGAGTACATGCAGCAATTAAGAAATGTAACTCAAGTAGGAACTTCAGATGATGTTGAGTTAATGAAAATGGCTGTTAGAATGCCAGATGCTTTAAAAACAGAGCGTGAAGAGTTAGATGAAGAAGAGTGGAAGCAAATAGATACTCATATTGACGAAGCTTTAAAAGAAATTATTCAATATAGAACTGACGAAGCAAAATCGTTAGAAGAAGATTTTAAAACAAGAATACTAAATATTCAATCTGCTTTAGAAGAAGTTAAAAAGTTAGATGGTGATAGAATAGAGCATGTTAAAGAACGCTTACAAAAAGCATTAACAGATTTAAAAGTTGAGGTTGATGAAAATCGTTTTGAACAAGAGCTGATTTATTATTTAGAAAAGTTAGATATTAACGAAGAAAAAGTACGTTTAGCTAATCACTTAGAGTATTTTTTACAGCAATTAGCAACAGAAGATTCCAATGGAAAAAAATTAGGATTTATCGTACAAGAAATCGGAAGAGAAATCAACACAACAGGATCAAAAGCTAATTTTGCACCAATGCAAAAATTAGTCATCCAAATGAAAGACGAGTTAGAAAAAATAAAAGAACAAATTTTAAACGTTTTATAA
- the gmk gene encoding guanylate kinase translates to MSKEFKGKLFVFSAPSGSGKTTIVRHLLAKERFNLEFSISATSRAPRGEEVDGKDYYFISAKEFKQKIKNDEFLEWEEVYRDNFYGTLKTEVERIWAQGKHVIFDIDVVGGLRIKKKFPEETLAVFVKPPSVDELKIRLKKRSTESEDKINMRIAKASVELATAPQFDKIIKNYDLPVALQEAEDLVDDFLGIKKKVKNG, encoded by the coding sequence ATGTCGAAAGAGTTTAAAGGGAAATTATTTGTGTTTTCAGCACCATCAGGTTCAGGTAAAACTACTATTGTACGTCATTTGTTGGCAAAAGAACGTTTTAATTTGGAGTTTTCAATCTCAGCTACTTCAAGAGCTCCAAGAGGAGAAGAAGTTGATGGAAAAGATTATTATTTTATCTCTGCAAAAGAATTCAAGCAAAAAATAAAAAATGACGAGTTTTTAGAGTGGGAAGAAGTGTATCGTGATAACTTTTATGGAACGTTAAAAACAGAAGTTGAACGAATTTGGGCGCAAGGAAAACATGTAATTTTTGATATTGATGTTGTTGGAGGTTTACGTATTAAGAAGAAATTTCCAGAAGAAACCTTAGCTGTGTTTGTAAAGCCACCAAGTGTTGATGAGCTAAAAATTCGTTTAAAGAAAAGAAGTACCGAAAGCGAAGACAAGATTAACATGCGTATTGCTAAAGCTTCGGTAGAATTAGCAACAGCACCACAGTTTGATAAAATCATTAAAAACTACGACTTACCTGTAGCATTACAAGAAGCGGAAGATTTAGTAGATGATTTTTTAGGAATAAAAAAGAAAGTGAAAAACGGATAA
- the nadD gene encoding nicotinate (nicotinamide) nucleotide adenylyltransferase, with protein sequence MKNIGLYFGTFNPIHIGHLIIANHMVEYSDLDEIWMVVTPHNPFKKKSSLLDNHHRLDMVYFATEEYEKIQPSDIEFRLPQPNYTINTLAHISEKHPSYNFSLIMGEDNLKSLHKWKNYEAILEDYNIYVYPRVSEGIVESQFKNHKKIHRVEAPIIEISSTMIRKAIKEEKNCKPLLSQKVWKYIDEMNFYKK encoded by the coding sequence ATGAAAAACATCGGATTATACTTCGGAACTTTTAATCCAATTCATATAGGGCATTTAATTATAGCCAATCATATGGTTGAGTATTCTGATTTAGATGAAATTTGGATGGTGGTTACGCCTCATAACCCTTTTAAAAAGAAAAGCTCACTGTTAGATAACCATCATCGTTTAGATATGGTATATTTTGCTACAGAAGAATATGAGAAGATTCAACCATCAGATATAGAGTTTAGGCTTCCTCAACCAAATTATACTATAAATACCTTAGCACATATTTCTGAAAAACACCCTAGTTATAACTTTAGCCTAATTATGGGAGAAGACAACCTAAAAAGTTTGCATAAATGGAAAAACTATGAGGCAATTTTAGAAGATTATAATATTTATGTTTACCCTAGGGTTTCTGAAGGAATTGTTGAAAGCCAGTTTAAAAATCACAAAAAAATTCATAGAGTTGAAGCTCCAATAATAGAAATTTCTTCAACCATGATTCGCAAAGCCATAAAAGAAGAAAAAAACTGTAAACCTTTGTTGTCTCAAAAGGTTTGGAAGTATATTGATGAGATGAATTTTTATAAAAAATAG
- a CDS encoding M23 family metallopeptidase, with amino-acid sequence MAKNKKKRKLKQKLTDKYRLVIINEDTFQERFSLKLSRLNVFVFGGVFSILLIVLTTLLIAFTGIREYIPGYSSTALKRKATRLTYEADSLKTRLSVIESYTKALKPVLTGQIEPEKIDSITKEMKTIAFDESKLQASKEDSLFREKVESKDLFPLHNGGANRVKNVFFSPLTGNISQPFDVNDKHYAIDIVAKTGTPVKAVADGTVILAEWTAETGYVITIQHSNEFISVYKHNGTLLKQQGDVVKSGEAIASVGSTGELTTGPHLHFELWNNGFPVNPTNYIDFQ; translated from the coding sequence GTGGCAAAAAATAAAAAAAAACGAAAACTTAAACAGAAACTTACCGATAAGTATCGTCTAGTAATAATTAATGAAGATACGTTTCAAGAACGATTTTCTTTAAAGCTATCACGATTAAATGTTTTTGTATTTGGAGGAGTGTTTTCTATACTTCTTATAGTACTCACCACTTTGTTAATTGCTTTTACGGGTATACGTGAATATATACCAGGGTATTCATCAACAGCCTTAAAAAGAAAAGCTACCAGATTAACATACGAAGCAGATTCTTTAAAAACTAGACTGTCAGTTATTGAAAGTTACACTAAAGCTTTAAAGCCAGTTTTAACAGGTCAAATTGAGCCCGAAAAGATAGACTCCATAACTAAAGAAATGAAAACAATAGCTTTTGATGAAAGTAAATTACAAGCATCAAAGGAGGATTCTTTATTTAGAGAAAAAGTAGAGAGCAAAGACTTATTTCCTTTGCATAACGGAGGGGCAAATAGAGTTAAAAATGTATTCTTTTCACCTTTAACAGGAAACATATCACAACCGTTCGACGTTAATGACAAACATTATGCGATCGATATTGTAGCTAAAACTGGCACGCCTGTAAAAGCCGTAGCAGACGGTACAGTTATTTTAGCAGAATGGACAGCAGAAACAGGGTATGTAATAACGATACAACATTCTAACGAATTTATATCAGTATATAAACATAACGGAACTTTGTTAAAACAACAAGGAGACGTCGTAAAGTCTGGAGAAGCAATAGCAAGTGTAGGTTCCACAGGAGAATTAACTACCGGACCTCATTTACATTTTGAGTTGTGGAATAATGGATTTCCTGTTAACCCAACAAACTATATAGATTTTCAGTAA
- a CDS encoding GH3 auxin-responsive promoter family protein has product MSIKSILAIPFAKIVRKQVYKWANNPHKTQEKVFQYLVTEGCKTAFGKDHDFVSINNYEDFKKRVPINDYEGLRSYVDRVVAGEENVLWKGKPLYFAKTSGTTSGAKYIPISKESMPTHIKAARNALLFYITETNDASFVDGKMIFLQGSPVLEDKNGVKLGRLSGIAAHYVPNYLLKNRLPSWETNCIEDWDTKVDKVVEETLPENMSVISGIPSWVQMYFERLIEKTGKTVSEIFPNFNFFVYGGVNFEPYKNKFEALIGKKIDYVELYPASEGFIAYQDSQTEKGMLLQLNSGMFYEFIPANEFFDENPTRISLKDVQLGVNYVIILNTSAGLWGYNIGDTVEFTSLKPYRIKVTGRIKHFISAFGEHVIGKEVEKALNDAIKGTDVNVSEFTVAPQVNPESGLPYHEWFIEFENEPENLDELASKIDASMQEQNVYYFDLIEGKILRPLIIRKVKKGGFHEYMKSIGKFGGQNKIPQLSDNRKIADVLQNFLIE; this is encoded by the coding sequence ATGAGTATAAAATCAATATTAGCAATTCCATTTGCAAAAATTGTCCGTAAACAAGTATATAAATGGGCAAACAACCCACATAAAACACAAGAAAAAGTTTTTCAATATTTGGTTACAGAAGGATGTAAAACAGCATTTGGAAAAGATCATGATTTTGTATCAATCAACAATTACGAAGACTTTAAAAAAAGAGTGCCTATTAACGACTATGAAGGTTTACGTAGTTATGTAGATAGAGTTGTAGCAGGAGAAGAGAATGTTTTGTGGAAAGGAAAGCCCTTGTATTTTGCCAAAACTTCAGGAACTACTTCAGGAGCCAAATATATTCCTATAAGTAAAGAATCTATGCCCACACATATTAAAGCAGCTCGAAATGCTTTGTTGTTTTATATCACAGAAACAAACGATGCTAGCTTTGTTGATGGGAAGATGATTTTTTTACAGGGAAGTCCAGTTTTAGAAGATAAAAACGGCGTGAAACTAGGGCGGTTAAGTGGAATAGCAGCGCATTATGTTCCAAATTATCTCTTAAAAAATCGTTTACCAAGTTGGGAAACCAACTGTATTGAAGATTGGGATACCAAAGTAGATAAAGTAGTTGAAGAAACCTTGCCAGAAAACATGTCGGTAATTAGCGGAATTCCATCATGGGTACAAATGTATTTTGAACGACTGATTGAGAAAACTGGAAAGACAGTTTCTGAAATTTTTCCAAACTTCAATTTCTTTGTGTATGGAGGTGTAAATTTTGAGCCATACAAGAACAAGTTTGAAGCGTTAATTGGGAAAAAAATAGACTATGTAGAATTGTATCCAGCATCTGAAGGGTTTATTGCATATCAAGACTCTCAAACCGAAAAAGGAATGTTATTGCAGTTAAACTCAGGAATGTTTTATGAATTTATTCCAGCAAATGAATTTTTTGATGAGAATCCAACAAGAATATCATTAAAAGACGTTCAATTAGGGGTGAATTATGTTATTATTTTAAACACCTCGGCGGGTTTATGGGGGTATAATATTGGTGATACTGTAGAATTTACTTCTTTAAAACCCTACAGAATAAAAGTAACAGGACGTATAAAACACTTTATCTCTGCTTTTGGTGAGCATGTAATAGGGAAAGAGGTAGAAAAAGCGTTGAATGATGCTATAAAAGGAACTGATGTGAATGTAAGCGAGTTTACAGTAGCTCCGCAAGTAAATCCTGAAAGTGGATTACCATATCATGAGTGGTTTATTGAGTTTGAAAATGAACCTGAGAATTTGGATGAGTTAGCATCTAAAATTGATGCTTCTATGCAAGAGCAAAATGTATATTACTTCGATTTAATTGAAGGCAAAATTTTACGTCCTCTTATCATTAGAAAAGTGAAAAAAGGAGGTTTCCATGAATATATGAAATCCATAGGAAAGTTTGGAGGTCAGAATAAGATTCCACAATTATCAGATAACCGAAAAATTGCGGATGTATTGCAGAATTTTTTAATTGAATAA
- a CDS encoding MOSC domain-containing protein: protein MKIVATNIGERKEIDWKGKTVTTGIFKFPVEKPIFLDVEKVKDDAICDREYHGGIDQAVYAYSEKHYAYWKELYPSLDWKHGMFGENLTVSDLEESQLHVGDTFKVGEVIIEVTKPRQPCMKLGVRFNDMKIVKQFWQQNIPGVYFKILQTGYVKSGDKFEQIKSCPQNPTIEEVYKTKREAKFTSKK from the coding sequence ATGAAAATTGTAGCCACCAACATAGGAGAAAGAAAAGAAATCGATTGGAAAGGGAAAACCGTTACTACAGGTATTTTTAAGTTTCCTGTTGAGAAACCTATCTTTTTAGATGTTGAAAAAGTAAAAGATGATGCTATTTGTGATAGAGAATATCATGGAGGAATAGATCAAGCAGTGTATGCCTATTCAGAGAAGCATTATGCATATTGGAAAGAGTTATACCCAAGTTTAGATTGGAAACATGGAATGTTTGGTGAAAATCTGACTGTTTCAGATTTAGAGGAAAGTCAATTGCACGTGGGAGATACTTTTAAAGTAGGAGAGGTTATTATTGAAGTAACTAAACCACGTCAACCATGCATGAAGCTAGGAGTGCGTTTTAATGATATGAAAATCGTAAAACAATTTTGGCAACAAAACATACCAGGAGTTTACTTTAAAATATTGCAAACAGGTTATGTAAAATCAGGTGATAAGTTTGAGCAAATAAAAAGCTGCCCTCAAAATCCAACCATCGAAGAGGTATATAAGACTAAGAGGGAAGCTAAGTTTACCTCTAAAAAATAA
- a CDS encoding HD domain-containing protein, whose amino-acid sequence MQIHNNYSPSVLNRKEIQQFKKLLITSKLKESFTKTLYKIGIKSKIKFDLDTIKIPDSKLSKLALEEANDLCNPILLYHSYRTFFWSAGIALSEKLHYDEESLFVSSILHDIGLTDTHNHVCSKQCFANYGGSFANEFVKKNDSEDKASTIKTAIDMHLYPTVDKKKFGNEAYLLSKGAAMDVIGSHYFQVPTSFIKEVHKTYHRNGFKEDIIETMETLNHKENTRADILYKMGFASMASKNILDSKKFIF is encoded by the coding sequence ATGCAAATACATAATAATTATAGTCCATCTGTACTCAACAGAAAAGAAATCCAACAGTTTAAAAAGCTTTTAATTACCTCAAAATTAAAAGAGAGTTTCACTAAAACATTATATAAAATCGGTATTAAATCTAAAATAAAGTTTGATCTTGATACTATAAAAATTCCTGACTCTAAGCTATCTAAACTAGCTTTAGAAGAAGCAAATGATTTATGTAACCCTATATTACTTTACCATTCTTATAGAACCTTTTTTTGGTCTGCTGGTATTGCTCTTTCAGAAAAACTACACTATGATGAAGAGTCACTATTTGTTTCCTCAATACTACATGATATTGGTTTAACAGATACCCACAACCATGTGTGCAGTAAACAATGTTTTGCCAATTACGGAGGCTCTTTCGCAAATGAATTTGTGAAGAAAAACGATAGTGAAGATAAAGCTTCCACTATTAAAACTGCTATTGATATGCACTTATACCCTACTGTCGACAAGAAGAAGTTTGGTAACGAAGCTTACCTACTTTCAAAAGGTGCAGCTATGGATGTAATTGGTTCACACTATTTTCAAGTTCCAACTTCTTTTATTAAAGAAGTTCATAAAACATATCATAGAAATGGTTTTAAGGAAGATATTATTGAAACTATGGAAACATTAAACCATAAAGAAAATACTAGAGCCGATATTTTATATAAAATGGGATTTGCCTCTATGGCTTCAAAAAATATTTTAGATTCTAAAAAATTTATTTTTTAG
- a CDS encoding TetR/AcrR family transcriptional regulator produces MKKSANTRATILQQAFELIYKKGYQSTSIDEIIATTKVTKGAFYYHFKNKKQMGIAVIKEVIQSKTIDFSVSFLSSSTSLHDSLYTMIEELLLQNSFLTIEYGCPLANLIQEMSPLDNDFKEALDEAKSLWTNAIATSITKEQQNNTFNSSINAEEVADFIIASYWGARALGKLSNKTDTYTHHLNQLKLYLTTLK; encoded by the coding sequence ATGAAGAAATCCGCGAACACCAGAGCAACTATTTTACAACAAGCTTTTGAACTTATTTATAAGAAAGGATATCAATCTACAAGTATTGATGAAATTATAGCGACTACTAAAGTAACAAAAGGTGCTTTTTATTATCATTTTAAAAATAAAAAGCAAATGGGAATTGCTGTTATTAAAGAGGTAATACAATCCAAAACCATTGATTTTTCTGTAAGTTTTCTTTCTTCTTCTACCAGTTTACATGATTCTTTATATACAATGATTGAAGAATTACTTTTACAAAATTCTTTTTTAACCATAGAATATGGTTGTCCTCTAGCTAACTTAATTCAAGAAATGTCGCCTTTAGACAATGATTTTAAAGAAGCTCTTGATGAAGCAAAGTCATTATGGACAAATGCTATTGCTACTTCTATTACCAAAGAACAGCAAAATAATACTTTTAACTCAAGTATTAATGCTGAAGAAGTTGCTGATTTTATTATAGCTAGCTATTGGGGAGCTAGAGCTTTAGGAAAATTAAGTAACAAGACAGATACTTACACCCATCATTTAAATCAATTAAAACTTTACTTAACTACTTTAAAATAA
- a CDS encoding S41 family peptidase has protein sequence MNKNNLPIYLSIAVIFGILIGTFFSNGKSSNLIGKSSSSERKIKRLIDYIQSDYVDAVNTDDLLDGAIAEMLGKLDPHSVYIPKENLQLVTENMQGNFVGIGVQFRMIGDTITVIEPIKGGPSIEAGIKAGDRILLADKDTLYGKKLQTSQIMKALKGKPNTKVDLQIYRKTNDSIFNTTINRGKVNIKSVDIAYMLNDSIGYIKLDRFARNTYIEFKSSLNKLLTKGMTDLVLDLRGNGGGFIDIANDIVDEFLEDEKLIVFTKNNKGDIVKSFATDKGDFEHGGLYVLIDENSASASEIVAGALQDNDKGIIIGRRSFGKGLVQQEMDLGDGSAVRLTTARYYTPTGRSIQKPYKKDADSEEYSHDFEHRLENGELFTKDSIKTIDSLKYTTPKGKVVYGGGGIIPDYFVAVDTSAYIPTIFFRPLNDFAFSYVDDNRKKLASLTVEDFINNFDKDNKISNKFLAELKDFRLPERTKNQLRNNLKVLIARELFSDEGLYKVDQRDDKMLQKVFELEQKQNE, from the coding sequence ATGAACAAGAATAATTTACCTATATATTTATCTATTGCAGTTATTTTCGGTATTCTTATTGGGACCTTTTTTAGCAACGGAAAATCAAGCAATCTTATTGGAAAAAGCTCATCAAGTGAACGAAAAATAAAGCGTTTAATTGACTACATTCAAAGTGATTATGTTGATGCTGTTAACACAGATGATTTATTAGATGGAGCCATTGCAGAGATGTTAGGTAAATTAGATCCTCATTCAGTATACATTCCTAAAGAAAACTTACAATTGGTTACCGAAAACATGCAAGGTAATTTTGTAGGAATAGGTGTTCAATTTCGTATGATTGGTGATACTATTACCGTTATAGAACCTATTAAAGGAGGACCAAGTATTGAAGCAGGAATTAAAGCAGGTGATAGAATTTTACTTGCAGACAAGGATACACTCTATGGGAAAAAACTGCAAACTTCCCAAATAATGAAAGCTTTAAAAGGAAAGCCAAACACTAAAGTTGATTTGCAAATTTATAGAAAGACCAATGATAGTATTTTTAACACTACTATTAATCGTGGTAAAGTAAATATTAAAAGTGTTGATATTGCTTACATGTTAAACGATAGTATTGGCTATATAAAACTAGATCGTTTTGCACGTAACACCTATATTGAGTTTAAATCTTCTTTAAACAAATTACTTACAAAAGGAATGACTGATTTGGTCTTAGATCTTCGCGGAAATGGTGGTGGTTTTATTGATATTGCTAATGATATTGTTGACGAATTCTTAGAAGATGAAAAACTGATTGTATTTACAAAAAATAACAAAGGTGATATTGTAAAATCTTTCGCTACTGATAAAGGTGATTTTGAGCACGGTGGGTTATATGTACTAATTGATGAAAACTCCGCTTCTGCTTCTGAAATTGTAGCTGGTGCCTTGCAAGATAATGACAAAGGTATTATTATTGGACGTCGTTCTTTTGGAAAAGGGCTAGTACAGCAAGAAATGGACTTAGGAGATGGTTCTGCGGTTCGATTAACTACGGCTAGGTATTATACTCCAACAGGGCGTTCTATTCAAAAGCCTTATAAAAAGGACGCAGATTCTGAAGAATATAGTCATGATTTTGAACATCGACTAGAAAATGGGGAGTTGTTTACCAAAGACAGTATTAAAACTATTGATAGTTTGAAGTATACGACTCCTAAAGGTAAAGTAGTATATGGTGGCGGTGGAATTATTCCTGATTATTTTGTAGCGGTAGATACCTCAGCTTATATTCCTACAATTTTCTTCCGTCCTTTAAATGATTTCGCTTTTTCATATGTAGATGATAATCGTAAAAAACTCGCTTCATTAACCGTTGAGGATTTTATTAATAATTTTGATAAAGACAATAAGATTTCTAATAAATTCTTAGCAGAACTCAAAGATTTTAGACTTCCTGAAAGAACAAAAAATCAACTTCGCAATAACTTAAAAGTATTGATAGCTCGTGAACTTTTTAGTGACGAAGGTTTATACAAAGTAGATCAGCGAGATGATAAAATGCTGCAAAAAGTATTTGAGTTAGAACAAAAGCAAAATGAATAA
- a CDS encoding deoxycytidylate deaminase: MLKKKQLKYDIAYLKMANEWGQLSHCIRKKVGALIVKDRMIISDGYNGTPSGFENYCEDEEGYTKWYVLHAEANAILKVASSTQSCKGATLYITLSPCQQCSKLIHQAGIKRVVYAQAYKDRSGLDFLEKAGVELTYLPYEQE; the protein is encoded by the coding sequence ATTTTGAAGAAAAAACAATTAAAATATGACATTGCCTATTTAAAAATGGCAAATGAATGGGGACAACTTTCACACTGTATTCGTAAAAAAGTAGGCGCCTTAATTGTTAAAGATCGAATGATTATTTCTGATGGTTATAATGGTACTCCTTCTGGTTTTGAAAATTATTGTGAAGACGAAGAAGGGTACACCAAATGGTATGTGTTGCATGCCGAAGCCAATGCTATTTTAAAAGTAGCTTCTTCTACACAATCATGCAAAGGTGCTACTTTATATATTACACTTTCTCCTTGCCAACAATGCAGTAAATTAATACATCAAGCAGGAATAAAACGTGTAGTATATGCACAAGCATACAAAGACCGATCAGGATTAGATTTTTTAGAGAAAGCGGGTGTTGAACTGACTTATTTACCTTATGAACAAGAATAA
- a CDS encoding HupE/UreJ family protein, whose amino-acid sequence MNDFIFYFKMGLFHVLDFKAYDHILFLIVLAVVYQFKQWTKVLWLITLFTIGHSITLALSAYGILNVRADLIEFLIPLTIFITGLMNVLTAKKASVGKENQNLFFALFFGLIHGLGFSNYFKIMIGKTSDKFLPLLEFALGVEVAQIIIVLGILLIGALVQSIFSVNRRDWILIMSSIVIGFALQMMFDRVFW is encoded by the coding sequence ATGAACGATTTTATCTTCTACTTTAAAATGGGCTTGTTTCATGTATTAGACTTTAAAGCCTATGACCATATTTTATTCTTAATTGTATTAGCTGTTGTGTATCAATTTAAACAGTGGACAAAAGTTTTATGGTTAATTACTTTGTTTACTATTGGACACTCAATAACTCTAGCGCTTTCAGCATACGGAATTTTAAATGTACGAGCAGATTTAATTGAGTTTTTAATTCCGTTAACTATTTTTATTACGGGATTAATGAATGTATTAACCGCAAAAAAAGCATCGGTAGGAAAAGAAAACCAAAATTTATTTTTTGCTTTGTTTTTCGGGTTAATTCACGGACTTGGTTTTTCTAACTATTTTAAAATTATGATTGGAAAAACTTCTGATAAATTTTTACCTTTATTAGAATTTGCCTTAGGTGTAGAAGTAGCACAAATTATTATTGTATTAGGTATTTTACTAATTGGAGCACTAGTGCAATCAATCTTTAGTGTAAATCGTCGTGATTGGATTTTAATCATGTCATCAATCGTAATTGGTTTTGCTTTACAAATGATGTTTGACCGTGTTTTTTGGTAA